Proteins co-encoded in one Ignavibacteria bacterium genomic window:
- a CDS encoding GGDEF domain-containing protein: MLLVRSTAGIRHVLTLLIFFFVCLFLHAPAANALKPEGQDGIKFNKISVDQGLSQSSVFSICQDKKGFLWFGTLEGLNKYDGYNFTVFRANQPAENSLRSSTIFKIYEDRHGNLWIGTLGGGLTRYNKDKENFSSYLNNPADPSSISNNNVRAILESSDGKLWIGTNNGLNILDTKTGKFRHYFNNPADPKSLSNNYVWSIYEDKNHQIWIGTYGGLNKFEPAHNGFTRYTYSPGQKYGLSNNYVWDIFEDSKHRLWLGTNNGLNLLDRTTNRFTVFKKNPGDRSSISQNNIWKIYEDKKGVIWIGTLGGGLNRIVEDSRGKIGFVKYQYSAREPFSISHNYIWSIFEDRSGVLWVGTDIGLNMYDSRKEKFRLFQNNPFNPNSLSGNEVTAICGNNFGRLWIGTRNGLNMYEPRRDNYVHYTSMPGKSNSLSTNYIRSLYEDRSGILWIGTNGGGIDEFNIRLNRFSHHKVSLGQNSISDNNVTAIHEDREGTLWVGTLSGLNKYDRNKGSFTHYLNDPKNPSSLSHNYVCFICEDKYGRLWIGTLGGGLNRFDKNTGKFTRFQFEPARNNALSNNYVWTIMEDNIAGEDILWIGTNDGLNRLNLRTNSVIVYKEKDGLPNNVIYGILKDSNGSLWLSTNKGISKFDLKRKIFRNYSPGDGLQSYQFNGGAFFKNSSGEMFFGGINGLNSFYPDSVKDNRVIPPIVITNFLIFNKPVKPGEDSPLKKSVTETSEIKLDYNQSVFSFEFAALHYSNPTENQYAYKLEGFDKNWNYSKTRRFATYTNLDPGTYTFRVIGSNSDGVWNNYGASLKIIIAPPYWKTWWFILLCFLLVFCIIWLIFAVRMRHLLAIERLRLKISADLHDDIGTRLTEISMLSDIACAMNDQKESTEIKETVKKVGSIARNLIDNMSDIIWLINPKKDSLNELFLKLHDSYEEIFSYSQILLHINNADFLEQIKLPIEYRKHLYLIFKEALNNALKYSRCTEISINTQVNGKILDITLYDNGIGFDIGKQSCGNGLGNMKARAEQINGTLRIQSKPGEGTMIKFTGYY; the protein is encoded by the coding sequence ATGTTACTAGTCAGATCAACCGCAGGAATACGTCACGTTTTAACCCTACTCATATTCTTCTTTGTCTGTCTCTTCCTGCATGCCCCTGCAGCTAATGCGCTTAAGCCTGAGGGCCAGGACGGAATAAAATTTAATAAAATATCAGTAGACCAGGGACTCTCCCAAAGCTCTGTATTCTCAATCTGCCAGGATAAAAAAGGCTTCCTCTGGTTCGGTACGCTTGAAGGTTTAAATAAATACGATGGCTATAACTTTACTGTCTTCAGGGCAAACCAGCCGGCGGAAAATTCCCTAAGAAGCAGCACTATTTTTAAGATTTACGAGGACAGGCACGGCAACCTTTGGATCGGTACACTAGGCGGAGGACTTACCAGGTACAATAAGGATAAGGAAAACTTTTCTTCTTACCTTAATAACCCGGCCGATCCCTCAAGCATTAGTAACAATAATGTCAGGGCAATTCTTGAGAGCAGCGACGGAAAACTCTGGATTGGAACTAACAACGGGCTTAATATACTCGACACGAAAACCGGAAAATTCAGGCATTACTTCAATAATCCCGCAGATCCTAAAAGCCTGAGTAACAATTATGTCTGGTCAATTTATGAGGATAAAAACCATCAGATCTGGATCGGTACTTATGGCGGACTGAATAAGTTTGAGCCGGCTCATAACGGATTTACCAGGTACACATATTCACCCGGGCAGAAATACGGCCTTAGCAATAACTATGTCTGGGATATATTTGAGGACAGCAAGCACAGGCTCTGGCTCGGTACAAATAACGGACTTAACCTGCTCGACAGGACTACAAACAGGTTTACTGTCTTTAAGAAAAACCCCGGCGATAGGTCAAGCATCAGCCAGAACAACATCTGGAAAATCTATGAGGATAAAAAGGGCGTAATATGGATCGGTACGCTGGGCGGGGGACTTAATCGTATTGTAGAAGATTCCCGCGGAAAAATCGGCTTTGTCAAATATCAGTATTCTGCACGCGAGCCCTTTAGCATCAGCCATAACTATATCTGGTCCATTTTTGAGGATAGATCGGGCGTCCTGTGGGTAGGCACCGATATAGGACTCAATATGTATGACAGCAGAAAGGAAAAATTCCGGCTCTTCCAGAATAACCCTTTCAACCCCAACAGCCTTTCCGGCAATGAGGTTACGGCTATTTGCGGCAATAACTTTGGCCGCCTCTGGATTGGTACACGTAACGGGCTTAATATGTATGAACCCCGCAGGGATAATTACGTGCACTATACTTCAATGCCCGGAAAATCAAACTCCTTAAGCACCAATTACATACGCTCGCTTTATGAGGATAGGTCCGGCATTCTCTGGATCGGTACCAATGGCGGGGGAATCGATGAATTTAACATCCGACTGAACAGGTTTAGCCACCACAAGGTTTCTTTGGGCCAGAATTCAATCAGCGATAACAATGTTACTGCAATTCATGAGGACAGGGAGGGAACATTGTGGGTCGGCACACTTTCAGGGCTCAATAAATATGACAGGAATAAAGGATCATTTACACATTACCTGAACGACCCCAAGAACCCATCTTCACTGAGCCATAACTATGTCTGCTTTATATGTGAGGATAAATATGGCAGACTCTGGATCGGTACGCTGGGCGGGGGACTTAACCGCTTTGATAAAAATACTGGTAAATTTACCCGCTTTCAGTTTGAACCTGCCAGGAATAATGCCCTCAGCAATAATTATGTGTGGACTATAATGGAAGACAATATTGCTGGCGAGGATATACTGTGGATCGGCACAAATGACGGACTTAACAGGCTCAATCTCCGCACTAACAGCGTCATTGTTTACAAGGAGAAAGACGGCCTCCCGAATAATGTAATTTATGGCATTCTTAAGGATAGTAACGGCAGCCTGTGGCTTAGTACTAATAAGGGAATTTCGAAATTTGACCTAAAAAGAAAAATTTTCAGAAATTATTCCCCCGGCGACGGGCTCCAGAGCTATCAGTTTAACGGGGGCGCTTTCTTCAAAAACAGCAGTGGTGAAATGTTCTTTGGGGGAATTAACGGATTAAACAGCTTTTATCCTGACAGTGTTAAAGACAACAGGGTAATACCCCCCATTGTCATTACCAATTTCCTCATTTTCAATAAACCGGTTAAACCGGGAGAAGATTCTCCATTGAAAAAATCTGTTACTGAAACCAGTGAGATTAAACTCGATTATAACCAGAGCGTATTTTCTTTCGAGTTTGCAGCTCTTCACTACTCAAACCCGACCGAAAATCAGTATGCATACAAGCTGGAGGGCTTCGATAAAAACTGGAACTACTCCAAAACCAGAAGATTTGCCACTTATACTAACCTCGACCCCGGAACCTATACATTCAGGGTAATTGGATCTAATAGCGACGGCGTCTGGAATAATTATGGCGCCTCGCTTAAGATTATTATTGCACCCCCTTACTGGAAAACATGGTGGTTTATTTTGCTCTGTTTCCTCCTTGTATTTTGCATCATATGGCTCATATTTGCCGTCAGAATGCGCCACCTCCTGGCAATCGAACGCCTCAGGCTAAAGATTTCAGCCGACCTGCACGACGATATAGGTACCAGACTTACAGAAATCTCAATGCTCAGCGACATCGCCTGTGCAATGAACGATCAGAAAGAGAGCACGGAGATAAAGGAAACTGTGAAAAAAGTAGGTTCAATTGCCAGAAATCTGATCGATAATATGAGCGATATTATCTGGCTTATTAATCCCAAAAAGGATTCTCTGAACGAACTGTTCCTTAAATTGCACGACAGCTATGAGGAGATATTTTCTTATTCTCAGATCCTTCTTCACATAAATAACGCGGATTTTCTCGAACAGATCAAGCTTCCAATTGAATACAGGAAACACCTTTACCTGATCTTTAAAGAGGCTCTTAATAATGCTCTCAAATACAGCAGGTGTACTGAAATATCAATTAATACTCAGGTGAATGGGAAAATCCTGGACATAACGCTCTATGATAACGGTATCGGCTTCGACATTGGCAAACAGAGCTGCGGAAACGGGCTCGGTAATATGAAAGCCCGGGCTGAACAGATAAATGGTACCCTCAGAATCCAGTCTAAACCGGGAGAGGGGACAATGATTAAATTTACAGGCTATTATTAA
- a CDS encoding sodium:solute symporter, translating to MQFIDYSIVALYMVGVILLGFYFERKASRGIDSYFLGDRNLPWWALGASGMASNVDLSGTMIIVGLLYALGSKGFFIEFRGGIVLIMAFFMVFMGKWNRRAKVMTVAEWMQFRFGKGKEGDLARILSASANIVFAIGAISYFAVGGGKFFGEFFGLDESTGTIILIVITTVYTVTSGLYGVVWTDVFQGFLILGAVIAICFIAFRTVTLPAEFSVSIPMGKGEFQQVRTTFKEWSSLMPPFKMNLSGDYSIFNLLGITILLYIIKTALEGSGGSGGYITQRYFAAKNDREAGLLSLFWIFLLAFRWPLVAAFAMLGIYHGITGHIIADPELVVPVVIKNYVPAGIKGLIITGFLAAAMSTFTAIINAGAAYWVKDIFQGYLKPKASEKELVLQSRLASVLIVAAGVAFSYNISSINEIWGWLSLGLGSGLAVPLVFRWFWWRFNGYGFAAGTFCGMITAVFVKLYMPGVAEYLSFIIPAGASFAGCIMGALLTKPTDMKVLEEFYSVTRPFGFWKPVSAKKTAGKLKEIKRENRRDIISTFIAVPWQISFFMAGMMLIMKNWENFLLLLALFSALTVALYFSWFKGLSYEEKEDAPQTAEEIPAETA from the coding sequence ATGCAATTTATTGACTATTCCATCGTTGCACTTTATATGGTGGGCGTGATTCTGCTTGGCTTTTATTTTGAAAGAAAAGCTTCCCGCGGGATTGACTCGTACTTCCTGGGCGACAGGAATCTTCCCTGGTGGGCCCTGGGTGCTTCCGGAATGGCCAGTAATGTCGACCTCTCAGGTACGATGATCATAGTGGGGCTCCTGTACGCCCTGGGAAGCAAGGGGTTCTTTATAGAATTCAGGGGCGGCATCGTTCTCATCATGGCTTTCTTTATGGTATTTATGGGGAAATGGAACCGCAGGGCAAAAGTGATGACCGTTGCAGAATGGATGCAGTTCAGATTCGGAAAGGGGAAAGAAGGGGACTTAGCAAGAATTCTCAGCGCTTCGGCAAACATTGTTTTTGCAATCGGTGCAATCAGTTACTTTGCTGTAGGAGGCGGAAAATTCTTCGGCGAATTCTTCGGATTGGATGAAAGTACAGGTACAATAATTCTTATCGTTATTACTACTGTTTATACCGTTACAAGCGGGCTTTATGGTGTGGTGTGGACGGATGTTTTCCAGGGATTCCTGATTCTCGGGGCTGTAATTGCAATATGTTTTATTGCCTTTAGGACAGTAACACTTCCAGCCGAATTTTCAGTATCCATCCCGATGGGAAAAGGAGAGTTTCAGCAGGTCAGAACTACATTCAAAGAATGGAGCAGCTTAATGCCGCCGTTCAAAATGAATCTTTCGGGCGATTACTCCATTTTCAACCTCCTGGGCATAACCATCCTATTATACATTATCAAGACTGCTCTTGAAGGCAGCGGAGGCTCGGGCGGCTATATAACACAAAGATACTTTGCCGCCAAAAACGACAGGGAAGCAGGACTCCTTTCACTTTTCTGGATATTTCTCCTTGCTTTCAGGTGGCCTCTGGTTGCGGCATTTGCAATGCTGGGCATATATCACGGTATAACCGGCCACATCATTGCCGATCCCGAACTTGTTGTCCCCGTGGTAATAAAGAATTACGTTCCCGCAGGCATTAAGGGACTTATAATTACCGGGTTCCTTGCCGCTGCAATGTCAACCTTTACTGCAATTATCAATGCCGGCGCGGCTTACTGGGTGAAGGATATTTTCCAGGGCTATCTGAAGCCCAAAGCTTCTGAAAAAGAACTCGTCTTACAGAGCAGACTGGCCTCGGTTTTAATAGTCGCTGCAGGAGTCGCCTTCAGCTACAATATCTCAAGCATTAATGAAATATGGGGCTGGCTGAGCCTTGGCCTGGGATCGGGGCTTGCAGTCCCACTGGTCTTCAGATGGTTCTGGTGGCGGTTTAACGGATATGGGTTTGCTGCCGGCACCTTCTGCGGTATGATTACTGCGGTCTTTGTAAAACTGTATATGCCTGGGGTGGCTGAGTATTTAAGCTTTATTATTCCTGCCGGGGCATCTTTCGCCGGCTGCATAATGGGAGCATTACTTACAAAGCCTACAGACATGAAAGTGCTTGAAGAATTCTATAGCGTGACGCGCCCTTTCGGCTTCTGGAAGCCGGTGTCAGCAAAAAAAACGGCCGGTAAACTAAAAGAAATTAAACGTGAAAACAGAAGAGACATTATCTCAACTTTCATTGCTGTACCATGGCAGATTTCATTCTTTATGGCCGGCATGATGCTGATTATGAAAAACTGGGAAAACTTCCTGCTTCTGCTTGCGTTGTTTTCGGCTCTTACTGTTGCATTGTATTTCAGCTGGTTTAAGGGATTATCTTATGAAGAAAAAGAAGATGCCCCGCAGACAGCAGAAGAGATTCCTGCTGAAACGGCTTGA
- a CDS encoding response regulator transcription factor has protein sequence MKKQIKVIIVEDNEIINKSLVTLINGAEGFTCIGSFFDCETMLAKIHNLEPDVVLMDIQLKGMSGIQGVKKLREIDPDLNVLMLTIHEENDLVFEALCAGASGYIIKKTHPLRLLESIEEAYEGGAPMSSNIARKVISFFQPGRKISSAANLLTERELDIIKELAKGKTYYAIALTFGISKDTVRFHIKKIYGKLHVHSQAEAVSEAMKKGIL, from the coding sequence ATGAAAAAACAGATAAAAGTTATAATCGTTGAAGATAACGAGATTATCAATAAGTCTCTCGTGACCCTCATAAACGGCGCTGAAGGCTTTACATGCATCGGCTCTTTTTTTGACTGTGAAACAATGCTTGCGAAAATTCATAACCTGGAGCCCGATGTGGTGCTGATGGATATTCAGCTGAAGGGAATGTCCGGAATCCAGGGGGTGAAAAAACTGAGGGAAATTGACCCCGACCTGAATGTCCTAATGCTGACTATACATGAGGAAAATGACCTCGTATTTGAAGCCCTCTGTGCCGGGGCAAGCGGCTATATAATTAAAAAAACACATCCTTTGCGCCTGCTCGAGTCCATTGAGGAAGCCTATGAGGGCGGTGCCCCGATGAGTTCGAATATAGCAAGAAAAGTTATAAGCTTCTTCCAGCCCGGAAGAAAAATTTCTTCCGCCGCAAACCTTCTTACCGAAAGGGAACTTGATATTATAAAAGAGCTTGCAAAGGGAAAAACTTATTATGCAATCGCCCTTACTTTCGGCATCAGCAAGGATACAGTCAGGTTCCACATTAAAAAAATATACGGCAAACTTCACGTCCACTCTCAGGCTGAAGCCGTTTCAGAAGCCATGAAAAAGGGCATCCTTTAG